A window from Culex pipiens pallens isolate TS chromosome 3, TS_CPP_V2, whole genome shotgun sequence encodes these proteins:
- the LOC120422645 gene encoding uncharacterized protein LOC120422645: protein MSPHWRVISTLTVIAVMSSVQVHSHPLGTKTFATQNSDDSEFRDKSYDEDFKKVTWVGDVPVPALQKYGNPKSEDNAHKEVDNFPSNIYSKYDNTQKKAKDFFDTKPLLDTIRESDKYGNEGDHFYFITKPLVQITEKVSNSINKVLAAPRNLFRSATKSVSDKLNNVGAGLVGLRK from the exons ATGTCTCCCCACTGGCGCGTGATCTCCACGTTGACCGTGATCGCTGTTATGTCATCTGTCCAAGTTCACAGCCATCCACTGGGCACGAAGACCTTCGCCACGCAAAACAGTGACGATTCGGAATTTCGGGACAAGTCGTACGACGAGGACTTCAAGAAGGTGACCTGGGTCGGAGATGTTCCA gtCCCTGCGCTGCAAAAGTACGGCAACCCAAAGAGCGAGGACAACGCCCACAAGGAGGTGGACAACTTTCCGTCCAACATTTACAGCAAGTACGACAACACCCAGAAGAAGGCGAAAGATTTCTTCGAC ACCAAACCCCTTCTCGACACCATCCGCGAATCGGACAAGTACGGAAATGAGGGTGACCATTTCTACTTCATCACGAAGCCGCTGGTCCAGATAACGGAGAAGGTGTCCAACTCGATCAACAAGGTGCTGGCG GCTCCCCGTAATCTATTCCGGAGTGCAACCAAATCCGTTTCTGACAAGCTGAACAACGTCGGTGCTGGGCTGGTTGGACTGCGAAAATAA